The genomic stretch TATCATCTGGGCTTTTTAGAATTGTAAAATTTTAGAAGTGGAAGAAGACATTTAAGATGTCATCTGGTACAACTCTTAATTGGTAGAGTAGGAATCTCAGTCCCAGAGAGCTTAAAGGACAGTTCTCAAAATTAGGAAGGTTTTTGCTATATTGAAATATGATTGTTCAGATTCCCATGTTTCTACTTGAGCCATTATCTTTATGTCTAACTGGTTAACTGCCACTCATCTCCTGGGGTGGTGATTAGCACCACCTGTTAAACATTTCTTCCTTGCTGTCATCTCTGTCTTGGTTTGAGCCCcctaaaaacaaaaatgcttataAGTGGGGATCGTGTTAATATTGTACAAAAACGTTAGGTTTTTATAAAGGAGCATAAATGATGTTGATTTGAGTTTTATTGTGAATAGTAAGCTTTATTTGTAAATTTGTCTGTTTTAATGTTTTCAGGGTATTCAAGCTCAAACTGTAGCCAATTTCTTTCTTGCCTTTGAAGCCCAACTCTCAGTAATTCCTATTATAAACAAGGTAATTTCAAGGAGTactctataattttatttgttttaaaaataactgttTGACAGCTTTAGTAATGAATTATCCAGTATCACACCTTCTAAgtgtttcttttcctccctctccccaaagagTATAGTTTAAATGAAAGTGGATTGCCTATGGTCAGTTAACAAGTTTTTATGCATTGGCTTCCAGGTGGACGTACTGTACTAGGCATTATATTGTACAAAAGAAGTGTCCTTGCTATTAAGCTTATTGTCTGATAGGAGAGGCAAGACCAAAATGCTTTCATTCAACCCCTCATATATGTAGAATACCtcgaactaggggcagctaggtggcacagtggataagagcactggccctggagtcaggaggacctgagttcaaatccggcctcaaacacttgacactggctgtgtgaccttgtgcaagtcacttaaccccaattgcctcaccaaaaaaaccaaaaaccacacAGAATTCCTTGAACTAGGCATTAGAAGAGATGTtatccatacacatatattagaaaataaagtACTAAATAATGTAGACTTTTAAGCGCTTTGTTTTAATCTACAATCTCCTTACATTATAAATCTAAAATGTAAAATTGTTCtcatgtgagagagagagagagagaatgggtgaTTAGTTTAAAAAGGAGAATGGAGAATAGGTATAGTTCATATAATCCGGAAACACTATTTGCATTTTAGTGATGGAATATAATAGATGTTCagatgtttgtttatttatttatttatgatctGGGGGGGCGAGGcaggctgggcaatgagggttaagtgacttgccaatggatacacagctagtaagtgtcaagtgtctgaggctgaatttgaactcaggtcctcctgaatctagggctggtgctttatctactgcgccacctagctgccttcagatgtttattgaaatttttgctacccttaaaaaaaatgtatataccaGGAGGagggataatatatgtaaaaaaagacTACACAGTACACACAGACTAAAGCTAAGATTTAGtaaatatagagaaaaatgggaaaagagttTATAACAGGAAATATCAGGAAAGTTCCATTTGTGAATTAAGGAAGGTTTCCCGGAGAAGGTAGATTTTGAACAAGGCTTGAAGAAATTGTAGCTTGTTAAAATTTAGTACTTGGGGATGGAAGTGAGACAATTAGATTCTGTctgataattaaaaaataaatataatttaaaaaacatagtaCCTCATTTGTATTCCATTAATTTGGAATTTTGTAATTTAGACATTTTATTATCTGAAGGCTGTCCATGTCCACTAAATAATCTTTTTAGCAATAGCAACCTAAGAAGAAAGCATATAATTAGGCATAGAAGGATGCAGTCCACATTGTTGTTAAGTATGTATGTTGAATGTACATCTATAAGCATTCATTTTAGCATATTAAATAATGTTTTACAGATAGATCTAAAGAATGCTGACCCTGAGAGGgttgaaaaacaaattgaaaagatGTTCGACATTCCTGGTGATGAATGTATTAAGGTAAAACATCTACTGTTGAGCCTGATTTTAACTTAATTATCATTgacttcaggaaaaaaataagctgTATTTTCATAGATTCAGTGGCATATTCACATTTTTGAAGACAAGATTTGATCCATTGTTGATTTACCATATTATCTTGACCAAATTATTAAGCCATTATCTGATGATTTGGTACAGTAAAAAGAATACTTTGACCTGGTCAgaaaatttggattcaaatcttgactaaTAGTTAATGTTGTTTGACCTGGTAGCAATTGTATAACCTCTATTAGCATTTCtgcttctgtaaaaatgagaataatacttttCCTATAGATTTGTTGTGGAGAAAATGATTTGTTAGCCTTAAAGTATTAAATATGAATAGTTGTTAAAGTAGGTATTTGTCCAAATATAGGGAATCCacaattttataactctttgaaaagaaaaaaagtgtgactatatgtatatgtatatgtatatgtaggaaaaaataaaaatgatgagttGTAGTCAAGATTTATTCAAACCAAAGTTATGTTGGAAAGTACATTTTGTGTTCATATCCATGCTATGTTTTCTAGTGATTTGGTCCGGATTATTTGGCTTGTATCTAAAAACCTTTTAAAGATTGAATTGAATACTTAATaaaagaatctgtgattttgaTGTGCAGACTCATGCTTTTATTAGTGTACATCAGCAGTCCACACCTGATACTATGCAACTTTTATCTATGTCCTGTAAATTTTCTTCAGGGAATCCTGGCTTCAGGGCTTAATCTATATCATTTGGGTATTAATGCAGCCTTTGATCTATACCTCTTTTAACATTTGTTCTTGTTAGTTGACTGGCATTCTTCCTTTTCCAGTTATACATTTCTTATGTCTTTTACAcctttttatttgcataattcattAGTTGTAATATGGTACTTTGTCCTTTGCATTTTGAGTAACCTGCAATTTTGATTGGTCAGAGCTTCTGGAATTCATGATCTTTAGAATAATAGCATCACAAGAAAAATACTGGTATTAAAATACGGGCTTTTCTTTCTGAGAGAAACTTGTGGTCATTTAAAGTGCTAGCCAATTTCCTAAATGTAATTTggcacaatcttttttttttttggtgaggcaattggggttaagtgacttgcccaaggtcacacagctagtaagtgttaagtgtctgaggccggatttgaactcaggtactcctgactccagggccggtgctctatccactgcgccacctagctgccccccacaatctTACTCCTGTTCAATTCTAGGTCTACTTCAATGTcttacttgtttaaaaaaaattatatgtacagGTGAACCAGCTCTATAAACTTCCTATCTAATTGCTTTTCACAGCATAGACCATttgtattcttcatccactttttttttcctgtagataGTTAAGTTGAACTCTGAAGTAATTTTAGATCGCAAGTGCCTAGACAATTGAGGTCTTTTGTATAGTATCATTTGTGAAAGTTGTCTACTTATATTTTGCTTCAAAACTGGCCTAAATATGTGGATAAATTATTCTTACAAAGATTTGGGTTGGTGATTGTTATCCTCTCCACAATGTATGATGtttttcccccatctttccctctttgAGGGATCTTTAGAACTGATTGACTTGAAGCCCTTACACTTTCATTCACTAGCATAGGCTTCTGCCATGCATATGCATACTTGGTCTGATCCAGCTTTTCTTCCAGTATTTCTTTAAtaccatttctacctccatataTAGCACAATAGGGTCTTTGATGTTAGAATCCAAATATGGTAGTTGCTGCCATTGATGGGAAAATTTTGCATTGTACAAATCTTTATTACTTTGTACTTTTCTTTTGTCATACAAGTTTTATTATTGAATGTTGCTTAGGATGAACTAGATCCATTGCATTTCAGAACAAATTGTATTTAGCTTATTTTTCTCCACTGTTTCTCTCTATAAAGAGCTGATACTAATTGTAATCTTCCTTCATAAGATTTTGCAAATAAGCTGTATACTCTATCAGGTATTAAAAACTCAATCAATAACAGCCATACTGTCATAGATATTTTGtcttatatttaatattcttttctttagaTTTCTGCTAAACTGGGAACAAATGTAGAAAGAGTTCTTCAAGCTGTCATTGAAAGAATAGCTCCGTGAGTATTTGTTTTATCCTCTCTAATAGTATGCTACAGATTAATTACTAACCTGTCTTGGTAGAGAGAGTTCCTTATACTGGTGAAATCTTACTTCCaatccttttatctttttatacatgtacatgtatgtatatacaaagtggagttttgtttttattttttatgtttcacAGACCAAAAGCCAGTCGAAAAAATGCACTGAAGGCTTTAGTATTTGATTCCACCTTTGACCAATATAGAGGAGTGATAGCTAATGTAGCTCTGTTTGGTGGGGTTGTTTCAAAAGGAGATAAGATTGTATCTGCTCATACACAGAAGACTTATGAAGTTAATGAAGTTGGAATTCTGAGCCCAGATGAACAGCTAACTCAGAAACTGTAAGTAACCAGTGCTACAAATAGATttgataatttatatataaaaataactggATTTTCAGTATAAAACCTTGTATTGTTTAGCCCTGtgttgattaatttatttttgtggtagagcatttaaaatatatttttttaattaagctggaatatttggaaaaattcttattttaaagacAGCTTAATGGAGTACCATGGAGTTGCAATTAAGAGACTGAGGCTCTagtaggattttgtattttaaaaattatttaatcttttaaaaactccttattttatgaaaaaatgttgaGATGGGGGTGGAAGGGTGATCTCTTTCAATTCCTTTTCTTGGCTATTCTGATTCTATAGCAAATAATTtccccaaaatattattttaactatatatatagaaatgccaTTCCTTATTCCAAAATTGTAAGTACACACATTTTCCATGATTGAGGATCCTTACAGTGTTCTTTCTTAAGTATAAGCCGAGGACCTATCTAggaatttgccattttcctttccttttttgatcaagTCATTGgcatttctgagttcaaatccagcctcagacacttgacacttactagctgtgtgaagtcgcttaaccctcattgccctgcagaaaaaagtTCCTAATGCAGAGAAGCAGTATAGTATGATGGATAAAGTGCTCAAATgcttgggcttagagtcagggacacctgggttcaaatcatgaaCTTAGAACTTGAACTTGTAAAAATTACTTagtcctgcttgcctcagtcAGTGCCTTAGGATTTATTTAATAAGTCATAATGAGTTTTTTCTCTGCCTTGATGGGAGTTCCATTTTTATattctggggtgagggggagaggtCAGTGTCACAAGTCATCTTTGCAATTATTCTCAATATAACTTATTCAAAGATAAGAAAGTTGGTCttaggggattttttttaaatgttaatgttCTATTAGTGGAGGAAAATAGGATGTAAGAGAGCCTGGTTGGAGACCTCCTTCATATAAACCTTGCATACAGAACTACTTTGGACTTTGAGAATTGAGCCattgatcatttttaaaaaacaaaggtttGGGTttgaaataagatttttttttctgtgatataTAAGCTAATGGttataaatgtaaagaattgtGCTGTAAGAGTTGGGGTATACTTGAAACATATACAGTCAATATTTTTTCCACATAATACTAATTTTATTCAGATATGCAGGACAGGTGGGCTATCTGATTGCTGGGATGAAAGATGTCACTGAAGCTCAAATAGGAGATACATTATATTTACATAAACAACCTGTGGAACCCTTGCCTGGGTTTAAGTCAGCGAAACCAATGGTTTTTGCAGGTGAGGAGTTCACAAGTTCAAAAAAGTAGAGCAGAATCTTGTTATTCCCTATATATTATGCAGCAAGAATAATTATAACCAATTCTATAAGTATAGTATCCAGTTATATGAACTATTCATTTTAAGTTAATACCATTATTTGAACAGATTTTTATTCTATCTAATGAAATAGTTTAAGATTTAAGTAGTTTTTAAAGGGATTAAATCCAGTTGTTTTTAAACTTTCATCATCAGTGTTACCTAAATTATCCCAATAAATAATATTCTCAAGTGCTAAAGCTGGTACTTATTTTAATTCAGCTCTTGTTCTAAGGAGATAAATCCCTTATAATAGTATTTTAATCTCACTCTTCCCTAGGTAATAAAAGTTTGATTTGgtctagaactgtgatttcattggtataggtaaCTCTTAGTATGGAAGGCCTTCTACCAGTATAAGACTTTAACTACTCTGCATCATCAGAATATCGTGCTCTTGGggcactgatcagttaaatgatttaccaggTCACCCAAAAGATAGGTATCGGAGATCTTTGGTCTTAAAACCAagtgttcctggggcagctaggtggcgcagcggatagagcaccggccctggagtcaggagtacctgagttcaaatccggcctcagacacttaacacttactagttgtgtgaccctgggcaagtcacttaaccccaattgcctcactaaaaaaaaaaaaacaaagttaaaaaaaaaaaaaaaaaaccaagtgttcctgacttcaaggctacTTGGAGTCAAAATGcctccaaataattttatttaaataatgcttATAATAGAAACAAGCAGAGTATCTTGCTATCAGAATAATATgcgttgggggggagggggcacctaggtggtgcaataaataaagcactggccctggattcaggagaacttgagttcaaatctggcctcagatacttgacacttactagctgtgtgagcctgggcaagtcacttaaccctcattgccccgcaaaaaaaaaaaaaaaattaaaattaaaaaaatatatgtgcttactgctttttttgttttgttttgctaataAAGAAGCACAGGCATGATGTAGAATTTGTGTGTTTGTGCACATCTgtattttcagggaaaaaaaaacatttttacttaagaCTTGAACATACGTGCTTTGTTTTGGTAATTCTCTTTAAATAAAAGATTTAATGGAAGTCACTTGTGAAGAACTTATTATTTCAAAGCTGGGCAAGTTGACATTTACTCTGTACTGTCCCCTTTTCTAAAAGTGACAAGCTGGAAAGAGGCTAATTAGTTAATCAGCAGGATGCTAGTGagtagagttaggaagacattcTAGCATACCTTTATTTACAAACTTTCAGGTAATGATTGAAGAATATTTGTGTCCCATGAAATACTGGGGAAAAGGTTGTAATCATAAATTCATAGAATTAATGTATGCAGCATTTATGTCTTAGGCTAAGAGGTAGTAAAAGCCTATTAGTATGAACTGATATGGtaaatgaaatgtattttcaaatatttacacAGGAATGTACCCCGTAGATCAGTCTGAATATAATAATTTGAAGAGTGCTATAGAAAAACTGACATTAAATGATTCCAGTGTGACAGTACATCGGGATAGTAGCCTTGCCTTGGGTGCTGGTTGGAGGTGAGATTcagaatttttactttttatgtttattaagaattttaatcaattcatcatttattaatcattgaCTATGGGCTTTGAGCTGTGCAAAagaagcactaggaatacaaaaaaaccaatactgtgcccttaaggaatttatattccatAAGAGGAAACAATAggtacacatataatatacaaaataattttgtgggGAATTACTAATAGCTGGGGGAGGGGTTAGTATCAAAAATAGCCTTCCATAGGATGTGGCTTCTCATCTcaccttttgaaaaaaattgggATTCTTAAAGAGTGCATTTCTCTCTCACGCATGGTTGACAGACCTGTAAAGGCATGGAGTTAGGAAATGAACTCTCCTGTGTGAGAAATAACAAGAAGGCTGTTTGGCTGTGCCAAAGAATACATAAAGGAGGATGATTTGTAAAAAGCTGGAAAGTTGGGTTTGAGCCAGgttataaaattgttttaatgagtttatattttatgctaGGTCATAAGGAGCCATTAGAGTTTTTTGAGTCTGGGGAGTGATAGCTGATACATATTTGCTTTAGGAGTATCCCTGATAACTGTGTGGATGATGGAttaaagagggaagagactggaagtAAAGAGattaattagaaggctattggaaTAGTCTAGGGAGTGTGAAAAGAATCTGAAACTAAAGTGGTGTCCATGAGTGGAGATGAAGGAATAGACAAAAGAGATtttgtagagaaagaaattgcaagaTATGGCAAttaattggatatgtgggataagttatatatgattgcttttaaaaaatgttttaaaataatatcacTCAAAACAAGCATTAAAGCATATATAATTGGAGTGacaattttcttttgattttttttcccaggtTGGGATTTCTTGGCCTTCTACATATGGAGGTTTTTAATCAAAGGTTGGAACAAGAATATAATACTTCTGTTATTTTGACTACACCTACTGTCCCTTATAAAGCTATTCTTTCATCAGCAAAGTTAATAAAGGTACTTAAAATTTATAATATTGAAAGTAATAGTACTTCTATGACAGGTAATTATATAGTCTTCATTGTAATAGTTGGAGATGTAAAGTCATTTTTGAATTGTAACTGATGAAGAACAAATTAGCTTTGTCGTCCTTTTCAGTAAAATAAAGAATAGGAACAATTACTTTACAGAACTCTATCACATTACTGTTAATTATGGAAGAGCAAAGTTCCAAGAATTCTTCCTTACAGTTTAATATAAGCCTTTTCCTGACTTTTAAAATAGTTCCATAAAAGTATTCTTCATTGAAATCTTTCACTGAGAAAAATTTAGATTTGCCTAGAAAAATGGTGTGTGTTCTAAGTGGAACCAGTAattagaaatacaaatttaagaataattttttttgccaAGATTTATTGCTTTTGTAAAAAGTGAAAAACATGGCAGGATGATAATTTAGAATCAACAA from Dromiciops gliroides isolate mDroGli1 chromosome 6, mDroGli1.pri, whole genome shotgun sequence encodes the following:
- the GUF1 gene encoding translation factor GUF1, mitochondrial isoform X3; translated protein: MFDIPGDECIKISAKLGTNVERVLQAVIERIAPPKASRKNALKALVFDSTFDQYRGVIANVALFGGVVSKGDKIVSAHTQKTYEVNEVGILSPDEQLTQKLYAGQVGYLIAGMKDVTEAQIGDTLYLHKQPVEPLPGFKSAKPMVFAGMYPVDQSEYNNLKSAIEKLTLNDSSVTVHRDSSLALGAGWRLGFLGLLHMEVFNQRLEQEYNTSVILTTPTVPYKAILSSAKLIKEYREKEITIINPSQFPDKLKVTEYLEPVVLGTIITPDKYTGKIMTLCLNRRAVQKNMVFIDQNRVMLKYLFPLNEIVVDFYDSLKSLSSGYASFDYEDAGYQTADLVKMDILLNGNPVEELVTIVHREKAHPIGKTICERLKDTIPRQLFEIAIQAAIGSKIVARETVKAYRKNVLAKCYGGDITRKMKLLKRQAEGKKRMRKVGNIEVPKDAFIRVLKRQPDK